The following nucleotide sequence is from Betaproteobacteria bacterium.
GCGGTGCGGTGCTGCCCATGCTTCCCTTCGACCGCTCAGGCGGCGTGGCCCATGCCCAACACGGCGGCGGTGGAAGCGCCGAGGATCCGCAAAGCTGCGACTACTGGCGCAATTGCGCCATCGATGGATTCCTGTGCACCTGCTGCGGCGGCACCATCACATCTTGTCCACCCGGCACCGAAGCCTCCAAGGTTACTTGGGTCGGGACGTGCAAGAATCCGAAAGACGGCAAGGATTATCTCGTCAGCTATAACGACTGCTGCGGCAAAACCGCCTGCGCCCGCTGTCTTTGCAACTACAACGAGCGCGAGCGGCCCGGCTATAGGATGGGTACACACAACGACATCAACTGGTGCATGGCCGACAAGCAAACCATGTATCACTGCACCGTATCCGTCATCGTTGGTGTGTCGAACGCATAGGAGTTCCGAGCCGGTTGCCTTGCGGCAACCGGCTAGTGGGTTTTATATGAAAGGGCGTATGGTTCTGGCGGCGGTCATAGGGCTGTCAGCCTTAACGGCGAGTGCGCAAGATAAGAGCGCCGTGCGTGCGCGGCTTGATTTTCTACTGCACTGCTCCGGCTGCCATGGCCAAGATGGCACGGGAAATCCCGAGAAAGGCATCCCCAACTTCGTTGGCCAAGTAGGCCACTTTCAACGCCTGCCGGAAGGCCGCGAATTCGTCATGCAAGTCCCCGGGTTGCTGAGCTCCGGATTGTCCAATGAGCGTGCCGCCGCGGTGACCTCAGGGATGATCCGGCAATTTGCCGGATCATCCCTACCCGCGGATTTCGTTACCTATACCGCCAGCGAAGCGAAGCGCGCGCGCGAGACGCGCCCCGCCGATGTGATGGGCAAACGCAAAGCGATCTACCTGCAACTTCTCCGGCAGGGTTACGCGATTCAATAAGCGGCACGGACTACAGGGGCCCGCCCGGATCAATGATTGTCGCGCGGAATTCCCTTGCTCTTGTCGAGCTTCTGGTATTTGACCGCGGGCTTGAGGACCATGCCATGGGAGAGCTCGTCCACCATCCCGCTCTGGATTTCCTGCCAGGGCGTTTGATGATCCGGGTATTTGAATCCGCCA
It contains:
- a CDS encoding amine dehydrogenase, which translates into the protein MLMGGAVLPMLPFDRSGGVAHAQHGGGGSAEDPQSCDYWRNCAIDGFLCTCCGGTITSCPPGTEASKVTWVGTCKNPKDGKDYLVSYNDCCGKTACARCLCNYNERERPGYRMGTHNDINWCMADKQTMYHCTVSVIVGVSNA